The sequence CATATCGGCACAGACTTCAAAGTTGCGTTCATCCGCTTTGAAACCTAAAGCAAGATTGGCTTCAATGGTATCCATTCCTTTATCTTGTAAAGAATAAGCACGGATTTTATTAATCAAACCAATGCCACGGCCTTCTTCACGATGATAAATTAAGACACCGCGACCTTCTTCTTTAATTTGTTTCAACGCTGTCGCCAGTTGGAACCCACAATCGCATTTTAAGCTGTGAAGCGCATCGCCAGTTAAACATTCAGAATGGATGCGTGCTAACACAGGTTCATCAGCATTAGAAATATCGCCCATTACTAAGGCTACATGTTCTTTTTTGGTATCTGGAAATTCAAACCCCACCATTCTGAAAATACCATATTCAGTAGGTAAATTGGCTTGCGCAACTAGCTGAATTTTTGCCATAAAGTGATCCTTATTCGTAGTCATTTCTGTTAGAATGCGCGCGTTATTTTTTATTATTAAGGGGCGAGCATGTTTAAAAGACTGTCATTATATACGTTATTACTTTGTCTTGTACCATTTTTTATTTGGGGTATTTCCTATCAGTGGCATGGCAATAGCCAATTAACTGAAGCTGATTATTGGCTTTATTTGCTCACTGAAACGGGTAGCGTACCTTATGCTTTGATCACCTGTGTGTTGTTTACGCTTTTGTTCGCGTTTTTATTTAAAAATCCAAAACAATGGATATTAGGCGTAATTGTGATGGGGATTTCAGTTATTGCCACTCAAGCGGCAAAAACGGGGGCAAAAGCATTGTTTGAAGAACCTCGTCCCTTCACCGTGTATCTAGCTGAGCAAACTCATTCAACGCCTGAAAACTTTTATAAAAATGACCGCACTTTGCGTGCAGAAATCGCTAAGGATTTTTATTCGATGGATGCCATCACGCCAGCTTGGTTAGTTCATCATTATGAAAATGAAACGGGGTATTCGTTCCCTTCTGGGCATACGATTTTTGCGGCAACTTGGCTTATGCTTGCTGTTGGCTTTACCCAATTATTGGGTAATCGTTCTTTTAAAGCAAAATTGCTGGTGGCGGGTATTGCAGTGTGGGGCTTGCTGATGTTGATTAGCCGTGTGCGATTAGGCATGCATTACCCAATTGATTTATTGGTGGCGACATTGCTGGCATGGTTGATTAATTGCATTATTTTTGTCTTTTTAAAGAAAAAGGCGATCTTCGTCATAAAATAATGATTTAAGTGTGGTTAAAATTTTGGTTAATTTTAACCGCACTTCTTTATAAAGGAGCAGATTATGTATTATGGTTTAGATATTGGTGGCACGAAAATAGAGCTTGCCGTATTCAATGAGAAATTAGAAAAATTATATTCTGAACGGGTGCCAACACCTAAAACCGACTATGAAGAATGGCTTAACACAATTGTGGATTTAGTGAATCGTGCTGATGAAAAGTTTGGTGAAGTCGGTACGGTAGGTTTGGGCGTACCTGGTTTTGTTAATCAACAAACTGGATTAGCAGAAATTACCAATATTCGTGTGGCAGATAATAAACCAATTTTACGCGATTTGTCTGCGCGTTTAGGCCGTGAAGTGCGGGCAGAAAATGACGCAAATTGTTTTGCGTTATCTGAAGCGTGGGACGAAGAAAATCAACAATATCCGACTGTACTTGGTTTAATTCTTGGGACTGGTTTTGGTGGTGGCTTTGTCTTAAACGGTAAAGTTCATTCAGGTCAAGTTGGAATGGCGGGAGAGCTTGGTCATTTACAACTAAATTATCATGCCTTGAAATTATTAGGATGGGATAAAGCCCCAATTTATCAATGCGGTTGTGGCAACAAGGCTTGTTTGGATAATTATCTATCTGGTCGCGGTTTTGAAATGCTTTATCGAGATTTGAAAGGCGAAACATTATCTGCTCGTGAAATTATCGATTTGTTCTATCAAGGCAATGAAAGTGCGGTAGATTTTGTGAATCTTTTTGTTGAATTAGCGGCGATTTCTATTGGCAATATCATTACGGCATTTGATCCGCATATGATTGTGTTAGGTGGTGGATTATCTAATTTTGATTACCTTTATGAGGCTTTACCAAAAGCATTACCGCCTCATTTGATGCGGACAGCAAAAGTTCCGCCAATTAAAAAAGCAAAACACGGCGATTCTGGTGGTGTGCGTGGTGCGGCAGCGTTGTTTTTAACCAAATAATTCAACAAACTAGTGGGGCGTATTCAAATAATACGCCCTTTGTTTTAGAAAATATTTAGAATATTCTAAATTTATTAGATTTTTTCTTGTCTGTGTTTACTTTCTTTAGAGAAATCATTAAAAAATCTCGCCTTTTCATTGAAAAACCATACAATCAAATTATTTATCGCTTGAGGGATGATTATGGAATTTGAATTTTCAAAAATGTTAGAAGAAGTGCTAACTTGGATAGTCGCACACCTTGATGGACCTTTATGGGATGCAACAATTATTATTTTGCTTGGGACGGGTCTATTTTTTACTATTACAACAGGATTTGTGCAGTTCCGTTTATTCCCAGCAAGCCTTCGTGAAATGTGGTTTGGTCGTGCAGTGGAGGGAAGTTCATTAACGCCTTTCCAAGCGTTTACGACAGGTCTTGCGAGCCGCGTTGGTGTGGGTAACATTGGTGGGGTTGCAACGGCAATCGCATTAGGAGGCGAAGGTGCAGTGTTTTGGATGTGGGTAACCGCATTTATTGGTATGTCGAGTGCTTTCGCTGAATCTACTCTTGCTCAATTATTTAAAATTCAAGATAAAGATGGATCATTCCGTGGCGGCCCTGCTTATTATATTGTGCAAGGTTTAAAATCACGTTGTATGGCAGTGGCTTTTGCGCTTGCATTAATTTTTACATTTGGTTTTGCCTTTAATTCTGTACAGGCAAACTCCATTGTTGAAGCGACGAGCAATGCGTGGAATTGGAAAGGGGAATATGTCGGTATTTCATTAGTAATTTTGACCGCACTTATTATTTTCGGTGGCGTTAAGCGTATTGCGGTTATTTCGAGTAGTCTTGTGCCAATGATGGCACTTTTCTATTTGATTATGGCAGTGATTATTCTTGGCATGCATATTGATATGATCCCTTCCGTGATTCATCGTATCATTCAAAGTGCATTTAGTTTTGATGCTGCCGCTGGCGGAATGTTTGGTGCATTGGTATCAAAAGCAATGATGATGGGGATTAAACGCGGACTATTCTCTAACGAGGCGGGGATGGGTTCTGCGCCTAATTCGGCTGCAGCAGCACACGTGAAGCATCCAGTTAGCCAAGGTTTAGTGCAAATGCTCGGTGTTTTTGTTGATACTATGATTGTTTGTTCTTGTACTGCGGTAATTATTTTGCTTTCAAATAATTATGGTAGTGAAACGCTAAAAAGTATCTCACTTACGCAAAATGCCTTGCAATATCATGTAGGTGAATTTGGGGTACATTTCCTGGCGTTTATCTTATTGTTATTCGCTTATTCTTCTATTATTGGTAACTATGCTTATGCGGAAAGCAATATCCGTTTTATCAAGAATAAACCTTGGTTTGTATTTTTGTTCCGTTTAATGGTGCTATTCTTCGTGTATTTTGGTTCGGTTCGTTCAGGCAATGTGGTGTGGAATTTCGCAGATACGGTAATGGCAGTCATGGCAATCATTAACTTGATCGCAATTTTGATGTTGTCTCCAATCGTATGGAAATTGATGAAGGATTATCAACGCCAGCTTAAAGAAGGTAAAACACCAGAGTTTAAGATTGACGAACACCCTGAATTACGTAAGAAAATATTAGATTCCCGCATTTGGAAATAAAGATAAAATGGCTAGAAAGAAATTTTTAGCCATTTTTAGTTTATTCATATATTGCGTTTTATCATTAATATCGTGATAAATTGAAAATAATCCCCGATAGCTATTGTTCTAAGTGGGTAAAAAGGGTATATTCCGACCCAAATTTTTTCTTTTTTACAGAACGGAGTTTATTATGTTTGGTTTATCCCCTGCTCAAATGATTATCTTATTAGTAGTCATTTTATTGGTTTTCGGTACGAAAAAATTAAGAAATGCGGGTTCAGATCTTGGCGCTGCAGTGAAAGGCTTTAAGAAAGCAATGCAAGATGATGAAAAAGCAAAAGATGCAGAATTTAAGTCTATTGACAATAATGCAACATCTGCAAAAACTGAAACTACAAAAGAGAAAGAACAGGCTTAATCCGTGTTTGATATTGGTTTTTCAGAACTTGTTTTGTTAATGGTGGTTGGCCTAGTTGTGCTAGGGCCGAAGCGTTTACCTGTCGCTATTCGCACAGTGATGGGCTGGGTGAAAACGATTCGTGGTTTAGCTGCCAATGTGCAAAATGAGTTGAAACAAGAACTAAAATTGCAAGAATTACAGGATAGTATCAAAAAAGCTGAATCTTTAAACTTGCAAACCCTTTCACCAGAATTGAGTAAAACGGTGGAAGAATTAAAAGCTCAAGCAGATAAAATGAAAGCCGAGCTAGAAGATAAAGCAGCTCAAGCTGGTACAACAGTGGAAGAGCAAATTAAAGAAATTAAAAGTGCGGCTGAAAATGCAGAAAAACCTCAAAATGTGGCATTAACAGAGGATTCGACAGAAACTTTACCTGAAGTAGAAAAAACACCTGCAGATTTAACCGCACTTGAAGCCCACGAGCAAGCAGAATTGACCGAGCGTTTATCTGATTATTATCCGCCGGATGATATTGAAATCGCGCCAGCACCAAAATCTCAATCTTCAAAAACTGAATCATAGCGAGTTTTTATGAGTAATGTGGATGAATCTCAACCTCTAATTACACACCTTGTTGAGCTAAGAAACCGTTTATTACGCTGTGTGATTTGTGTGGTATTGGTTTTTGTCGCATTGGTGTATTTTTCCAATGATATTTATCATTTCGTTGCTGCACCTTTAACAACGGTTATGCCAAAAGGTGCGACGATGATCGCAACCAATATTCAAACGCCTTTCTTTACGCCAATTAAATTGACGGCGATTGTTGCTGTTTTTATTTCTGTCCCTTATTTGCTTTATCAAATTTGGGCTTTTGTTGCGCCAGCATTGTACCAACATGAAAAACGGATGATTTATCCGTTGCTATTTTCAAGTACGATTTTATTTTATTGTGGCGTGTCTTTTGCTTATTACGTTGTTTTCCCCTTTGTATTTAGTTTCTTTACACAAACTGCACCGGAAGGTGTTGCTATTGCAACAGATATCAGCAGTTATTTAGATTTTGCTTTAGCGTTGTTTTTAGCCTTTGGTGTTTGTTTTGAAGTACCGATAGCTATCATTCTACTTTGCTGGACTGGCGTAACAACAGTAAAAGCACTTTCAGGAAAACGTCCTTATATTATCGTGGGGGCATTTTTTATCGGCATGCTTTTAACTCCTCCTGACGTTTTTTCACAAACTTTACTCGCGGTGCCGATGTGTTTGCTCTTTGAACTTGGCCTATTAGTAGCTCGTTTTTATCAACCCAAAGATGATGAAAGTGCGGTTGAAAATAACGATGAATCAGAAAAACAGAAGAATGAATCAATTAATATATAAAATGGGGGCTTAGCCCCTTTTTTATTGCATTGATGACATCGTCGCGTTGTTTTTTCATAAAACAATATCTTTTGGTTTATTCGCGACTAAATGTGATTTATAGCTGAGTAAAAGTTTCGTATTTTCACCTAAAACATCATCATTTTATTAGGTTATTATCTTTATTTTTATTTTCTATTTAATAAATTGGGTGATTTTTTAGATAATTTCTTTCTGTTTTCTTTTTCTTTAAATTTACTTCATAAAAATTATTGCAACGTTAAATCGCTCATTGCATATTGTCATTGCGCCCTATGAGGCGAACATAATAAAAACACAATACACACAATATCAACAACAAAGAAGGAAATTCATTATGTCAACAGTTGCTTCCTTAGATGCATTCTTAGCAAAAGTCGCTCAACGTGATGGTCATCAACCTGAGTTTTTACAAGCGGTTAGAGAAGTGTTTACTTCTATTTGGCCTTTTTTAGAAGCTAATCCTAAATATCGTTCAGAGGGATTATTAGAACGTTTAGTCGAGCCTGAACGTGCATTTCAATTCCGCGTAGCTTGGACCGATGATAATGGCCAGGTGCAAGTCAATCGTGCATTCCGCGTGCAATTTAACAGTGCAATTGGTCCATTTAAGGGCGGTATGCGATTCCATCCATCAGTAAACTTATCTATTTTAAAATTTTTAGGTTTTGAGCAAATTTTTAAAAATGCTTTAACTACATTGCCTATGGGCGGAGCAAAAGGTGGTTCAGACTTTGATCCAAAAGGGAAATCAGATGCTGAAGTCATGCGTTTTTGCCAAGCATTGATGGCTGAACTTTATCGCCATGTAGGGGCGGATACTGATGTGCCTGCGGGTGATATTGGTGTTGGTGGGCGCGAAGTTGGTTATTTAGCTGGCTATATGAAAAAATTATCCAACCAAGCAGCATGCGTCTTTACTGGGCGTGGATTATCTTTTGGTGGTAGCTTAATTCGTCCAGAAGCAACAGGGTATGGCTTAGTTTATTTTGCTCAAGCCATGTTGGCTGAAAAAGGCGATAGTTTTACGGGGAAAGTCGTATCGGTTTCAGGTTCTGGCAATGTAGCGCAATATGCTATTGAAAAAGCATTATCTCTTGGCGCAAAAGTGGTGACTTGCTCTGACTCATCAGGATATGTTTATGATGCTGAGGGATTTACTACTGAAAAATTAGCCGCACTTTTAGAAATTAAAAATGTAAAACGTGGTCGAGTGAAAGATTATGCAGAACAATTTGGTTTGCAATATTTTGAAGGTAAACGCCCTTGGGAAGTGAAAGTTGATATTGCGCTTCCTTGTGCAACTCAAAATGAATTAGAACTTTCAGATGCTCAACTTTTAATTAAAAATGGCGTGAGATTGGTTGCTGAAGGCGCCAATATGCCAACTACCATTGAAGCAACAGAAGCGTTACAGGCTGCTGGTGTATTATTTGGACCTGGTAAAGCGGCTAATGCTGGTGGCGTAGCGACTTCTGGTTTAGAAATGGCGCAAAGCTCACAACGTTTGTATTGGACTGCAGAAGAAGTGGATGCAAAATTGCATCGAATTATGTTAGATATTCACGCAAACTGTAAAAAATACGGCACGATTGAAGGACAAGAAAATATCAACTATGTGGTAGGAGCAAACGTAGCAGGTTTTGTCAAAGTCGCTGATGCTATGTTGGCACAAGGTGTTTATTAACATCTAAAAAAGCCAAATCAAATAACCGCACTATAATAAAGTGCGGTTATTTTTTTAGGATGAAATTTGAATATAAGAAAGGCGACATTTTGTCGCCTTAGAGATGTTATTTATTTGAATTGTTTTCATCACAATGATTAATATCACTACATTTCCCGTAAAGATATAAACTATGCGCTTTTAATTTAATGCCATATTTTTCGCTAATTTCACGTTGGCGTTGTTCAATAATATTGTCAGTAAATTCAAATACTTTTCCGCAATCTTCACAGATAATATGATCATGGTGTTCAGTGGGTGCTAGCTCAAATACAGATTTGTTCCCTTCAAAATTGTGACGAATTAGAATATGAGCCTCGTCAAATTGATTTAATACTCTGTAAACAGTCGCTAAGCCAATTTCACTCCCTTGCTCTAGCAGGATTTTGTATACATCTTCTGCTGAGAAATGTTCATTTTTGTGTTCTTGCATTAAGCTAAGAATCGTTAAACGTGGTTCGGTAATTTTTAATCCAGCTTTTTTGAGTAATTTAATGTTTTCTTCAGACATAACGTTCCCTTCTTATTGTGTGAGAAATGCTAAGCAAGCTCGGTCAAACACATTTCATCGTAAATTTGTTTACACCATTTTTCCACACGTTCTGCAGTAAGTTCAGGTTGTCGATCTTCATCAATACACAACCCAATGAAAGTTCCATCTTCTAATAATGCTTTTGAAGCTTCAAAAGTATAGCCTTCAGTTGGCCAGTTACCCACAATGATTGCGCCGCGCGGTTCTACGATGTCGCGCACGGTGCCGATAGCATCGCAGAAATAATCAGCATAGTCTTCTTGATCGCCACAGCCGAAAATACCTACGAGTTTATCTGTAAAATCGATTTCTTCTAACGTTGGGAAAAAATCATCCCAGTCTGCTTGTGCTTCGCCGTAATACCAAGTCGGAATACCGAAAAGTAAGAAATCGTATGCTTCAATATCTTCTTTGCTACTTTTTGCAATATCACGAATATCGATTAAGTCGTTACCTAATTGTTTTTGGATCATTTTCGCGATGTTTTCGGTATTGCCTGTGTCACTGCCATAAAATAGACCAACAACTGCCATTTTTCTTTCCTTTTAAATTAAAATTTAACATATTGATTATAAATAGGGGATATTCCCTAAATTGTGTGGGAGTATACTACAAAAGTATTCTCATTTAAATTAATTAATTCTTATTTACAAATCGCTCTATCGCACGTATAACAAATTCAGG comes from Haemophilus haemolyticus and encodes:
- the ribA gene encoding GTP cyclohydrolase II; protein product: MAKIQLVAQANLPTEYGIFRMVGFEFPDTKKEHVALVMGDISNADEPVLARIHSECLTGDALHSLKCDCGFQLATALKQIKEEGRGVLIYHREEGRGIGLINKIRAYSLQDKGMDTIEANLALGFKADERNFEVCADMFELLGVKKVRLMTNNPEKVETMKKAGINVVERVPLNVGENRYNTKYLDTKAKKMGHYIVHNNNEQHLMTCPHCQEEII
- a CDS encoding phosphatase PAP2 family protein: MFKRLSLYTLLLCLVPFFIWGISYQWHGNSQLTEADYWLYLLTETGSVPYALITCVLFTLLFAFLFKNPKQWILGVIVMGISVIATQAAKTGAKALFEEPRPFTVYLAEQTHSTPENFYKNDRTLRAEIAKDFYSMDAITPAWLVHHYENETGYSFPSGHTIFAATWLMLAVGFTQLLGNRSFKAKLLVAGIAVWGLLMLISRVRLGMHYPIDLLVATLLAWLINCIIFVFLKKKAIFVIK
- the nagK gene encoding N-acetylglucosamine kinase; amino-acid sequence: MYYGLDIGGTKIELAVFNEKLEKLYSERVPTPKTDYEEWLNTIVDLVNRADEKFGEVGTVGLGVPGFVNQQTGLAEITNIRVADNKPILRDLSARLGREVRAENDANCFALSEAWDEENQQYPTVLGLILGTGFGGGFVLNGKVHSGQVGMAGELGHLQLNYHALKLLGWDKAPIYQCGCGNKACLDNYLSGRGFEMLYRDLKGETLSAREIIDLFYQGNESAVDFVNLFVELAAISIGNIITAFDPHMIVLGGGLSNFDYLYEALPKALPPHLMRTAKVPPIKKAKHGDSGGVRGAAALFLTK
- a CDS encoding alanine/glycine:cation symporter family protein, producing the protein MEFEFSKMLEEVLTWIVAHLDGPLWDATIIILLGTGLFFTITTGFVQFRLFPASLREMWFGRAVEGSSLTPFQAFTTGLASRVGVGNIGGVATAIALGGEGAVFWMWVTAFIGMSSAFAESTLAQLFKIQDKDGSFRGGPAYYIVQGLKSRCMAVAFALALIFTFGFAFNSVQANSIVEATSNAWNWKGEYVGISLVILTALIIFGGVKRIAVISSSLVPMMALFYLIMAVIILGMHIDMIPSVIHRIIQSAFSFDAAAGGMFGALVSKAMMMGIKRGLFSNEAGMGSAPNSAAAAHVKHPVSQGLVQMLGVFVDTMIVCSCTAVIILLSNNYGSETLKSISLTQNALQYHVGEFGVHFLAFILLLFAYSSIIGNYAYAESNIRFIKNKPWFVFLFRLMVLFFVYFGSVRSGNVVWNFADTVMAVMAIINLIAILMLSPIVWKLMKDYQRQLKEGKTPEFKIDEHPELRKKILDSRIWK
- the tatA gene encoding twin-arginine translocase TatA/TatE family subunit, whose protein sequence is MFGLSPAQMIILLVVILLVFGTKKLRNAGSDLGAAVKGFKKAMQDDEKAKDAEFKSIDNNATSAKTETTKEKEQA
- the tatB gene encoding Sec-independent protein translocase protein TatB, with the translated sequence MFDIGFSELVLLMVVGLVVLGPKRLPVAIRTVMGWVKTIRGLAANVQNELKQELKLQELQDSIKKAESLNLQTLSPELSKTVEELKAQADKMKAELEDKAAQAGTTVEEQIKEIKSAAENAEKPQNVALTEDSTETLPEVEKTPADLTALEAHEQAELTERLSDYYPPDDIEIAPAPKSQSSKTES
- the tatC gene encoding twin-arginine translocase subunit TatC — translated: MSNVDESQPLITHLVELRNRLLRCVICVVLVFVALVYFSNDIYHFVAAPLTTVMPKGATMIATNIQTPFFTPIKLTAIVAVFISVPYLLYQIWAFVAPALYQHEKRMIYPLLFSSTILFYCGVSFAYYVVFPFVFSFFTQTAPEGVAIATDISSYLDFALALFLAFGVCFEVPIAIILLCWTGVTTVKALSGKRPYIIVGAFFIGMLLTPPDVFSQTLLAVPMCLLFELGLLVARFYQPKDDESAVENNDESEKQKNESINI
- the gdhA gene encoding NADP-specific glutamate dehydrogenase; translated protein: MSTVASLDAFLAKVAQRDGHQPEFLQAVREVFTSIWPFLEANPKYRSEGLLERLVEPERAFQFRVAWTDDNGQVQVNRAFRVQFNSAIGPFKGGMRFHPSVNLSILKFLGFEQIFKNALTTLPMGGAKGGSDFDPKGKSDAEVMRFCQALMAELYRHVGADTDVPAGDIGVGGREVGYLAGYMKKLSNQAACVFTGRGLSFGGSLIRPEATGYGLVYFAQAMLAEKGDSFTGKVVSVSGSGNVAQYAIEKALSLGAKVVTCSDSSGYVYDAEGFTTEKLAALLEIKNVKRGRVKDYAEQFGLQYFEGKRPWEVKVDIALPCATQNELELSDAQLLIKNGVRLVAEGANMPTTIEATEALQAAGVLFGPGKAANAGGVATSGLEMAQSSQRLYWTAEEVDAKLHRIMLDIHANCKKYGTIEGQENINYVVGANVAGFVKVADAMLAQGVY
- the fur gene encoding ferric iron uptake transcriptional regulator; the encoded protein is MSEENIKLLKKAGLKITEPRLTILSLMQEHKNEHFSAEDVYKILLEQGSEIGLATVYRVLNQFDEAHILIRHNFEGNKSVFELAPTEHHDHIICEDCGKVFEFTDNIIEQRQREISEKYGIKLKAHSLYLYGKCSDINHCDENNSNK
- the fldA gene encoding flavodoxin FldA, with amino-acid sequence MAVVGLFYGSDTGNTENIAKMIQKQLGNDLIDIRDIAKSSKEDIEAYDFLLFGIPTWYYGEAQADWDDFFPTLEEIDFTDKLVGIFGCGDQEDYADYFCDAIGTVRDIVEPRGAIIVGNWPTEGYTFEASKALLEDGTFIGLCIDEDRQPELTAERVEKWCKQIYDEMCLTELA